GTTGATATTTGTTCACATTAGCTCCCAGTTCCATTGTATGGTAACTTTGGTTGTACTTCTGTTAAAGGGGCCCCTGATTTTAGTTCATTTTAAGTAGACTTCATtatatgtatatgattttgatgACATCTTGGAAGAATCACCTGaccatgtaaacaaaaatgcacTGCAGTTAAGTACCAGAGTTAAAATGCCTACTAATGGCATTATCCCATAACACAATTTGGGAAATGTGTCCAAGAGACTTCTGAAACGGCTCATATTCCAAAAGGATCTCTTTCCTCATTctactgaaaaaaaatgttaatttcTGTCCACTGACTTGAAATTAGTGTTATAGTCATGGATGTTGTGATCTGTCTTACCTGATGCTGAAAAACTTCAGGAGAAACTTGAAGAACTTAGATTTAATTTAGTTGCTGGTCCTCccctttgtaaataatcaagtgaatACTTTCTTAACTTATTTGACAAAGCATTGAAAGTCTTCCATCATAAGAGTAcgtaagtgttttttttttatatttcagaaCAATGTCTGTTCTAAGACATGCAGTACTTCAATGAAGAACAGTTATGTCTACAACTTCTGTCATGAACAAAATCTCCAGCTTCAAGGCAGATGTTGTGTCAATGTCACAGGTTCACAACAAATTTTAGGGTAAGCAAGatcaaattgttttgtttttcccatTCAACTTTGGAAGAATGTTcatttatcattatatttttgGACCATAGCAGAATTGTTTATAAGAATACACAGTTGTTCAACAACTCTAACTGGCATGAACATGCTGTTCATGATTGTTTTTGGTTTGACTTATGGTTTGACTAAAGGGATATCTTTGGATGTTCATAGCGATTTAACTTAACTACATTTCAGGGCAGTGATCATAGCAATGCACCCTTCTTTAAAGATTGGAACACCCATGACTGAACACCTAACAACCTAAAATGATTTAACATCTTTGCTAAAGTGTCACTTTGTGCCATTTTTGTTGATACAGTTTACTTGTTAACCAATACTGATGAACCTGAACATTGATTGCAGCCTTGACCTTCAGTCATGTGGACTGTCACAGCTGACTGGCTTGTTCACTCATGGAGCATCTCTTCAAGTCCTGTAAGTTTTCTTGAAACAAAGTATGTTTCTTGTATAATGCAGAAGATGTTTAATATCCTCAATGATATCTGTTGTTTGGGGTTTGATAAAGAATATTCTATCTTTCCTTGCTTATGAGTCACATATTTATGAAttaggattttttttttttgctgttatggaaaaacatgaaacatattttgttccTGTAAAGCAGACAGTGTGAGATGGTCATGTACTGAATTGTTAGTAATCTTAAGGTGAACATTCTCGATGTCACTTTTTCAGTCTACTCCAGGACAACCCACTGATGAATATTACAAGTACAGACTTTGAAGGCCTTTTAgaattgaaatatttgtgagtATCACTGAATCAAATTTATTAGATTTCCGTTTTTTCTAATGCAGTGAAAGATAAGCCTCTGTTTAGCCACCTGTCAGTGTGTAACCAATGGGACGATATGGCTTCGGTTTGTTATGATGTTTACACCACACTATATATTCCAGTACAGCTGTCAGTCTATGAGAAAGTAACTTTCAGTGTACATTCATCCATTGAACAGGGTGTTAATGTAGTGTCGGGAATATATTTTATCTGCATCGCTTGGCTGAAAGTTTGCATTCTGGTCAGGACTCTTCCATTGGACAGTGACTGTCCAGGGGGCATGGATGCGTGGGAGGTGACCAATACAACAGCCAATGAAACACTGTGTCTACAGGAGCTGGACTTCTGTCTTGTACATAATGGTAGGTGCATCATGTCTGTGCATGACTTGGTAACCTCCAGACCATTTGACACAGTTGGATGGCAACACTATTTATGTGAACAAATATTTGGGCAGTTGGAGGGCAACACTATTTATGTGAACAAATATTTaagtgcaaattctatgtacttatgtaaacaaacacagatgATCTATATGTTAGTCTTCCACCTTTCTTACCTCTATGTCATGtctctgagtgtggcgtaaaactaaactcacaatgTTATGTCTACTTGAGGTTGAACAAGGTTGTAGGAACATTTTCTGAGGACACATTCAGTGATATCATGAAAAGGACTGCTCCTTACTTCTTGCCTAAAATATCATTCGGATAACATTTGGGAAATGGCTTTTTCAAAAGTTAATCTGACAATCTAATGTACAAGTAATGTTATGGAGACTTTCTCTTTCTTTCAGTGTCTTGCCCTTCGAATTCCTACTGTTCTAATACAGGTCCTGGGCTAAGTGAGTGCCTATGTTTACCTGGGTACCATGGATACAAGTGTCTCAGAAAGGTAGTTAATACTTATGAAATTATTGACTGGTATTCATGGATATTTACTATTTTAGGCGGTGGAGACTTGTGGTTACCTGGGTTTGATTAcccacatatgtacaatgtgtgccGCTCATTTCTGGTTGTCCTCACAGTGGTATTGCTGCAtaaagttaaactcactcagtaacaCGTAACAAGACGTCTTACATCAATGTATAAATTCTAATATAAGTAGTGTTTCACACCAGGACAGCTTGTCAGTGGAATGTTGTGCACTGTGTGATGCCCATATTTGTTGTTCCAGCAAATATTTGATTTGGGATATTCCTTAAAGAAGCAAACAGACCCATCTCAATCACTGGCTCAGCTCTTTCATTTGTGTTTCAGGGCACATTCCCCACAACAGTGTTCACTGCTGGAATGGTGGGATCAACATTATTTGTGGCAGGCCTACTCTGGTTCACACAGAGACGAAATGTGAAAAAACAAGTGTAAAAAATTCAATCCCATCATTTCATAGTCTGTCTTCCAAACGTTGGTGAGAGAATGACAGATCCCATCCAGAATGCTCTGCTCCACTCCCAACATCAATGTCACTCCAACACACAGAATCTGATAAACTACACTACTGTTTCAAACATTCCATACTTTCATCAGGCAAACTGACAACTGTGACTGATAATGTAAATGCAAAGGCCATCCCATTATTTTATGTCAACACTAATGACAGTTTCAGTTTGTCACGTTTGTTCGTGTTGTATCACACTTGTGTGAAAATGCATTCCATGTTATTTGcaatacattatgtatatagtgTACAAAGTCTGAGAAATATGTTTACCAATGTCATTGTTTCATGTGGAACTTGCCATGACATATTCATTTCTGACAGGAAATAAAAGAATGCTGATTTCCAAGCAGATTGTCAGGCATGCAAATATGTAACATTCTTGATATTCCAGGACATATTATTCGTGTCTGCCACTCACTTTTTGCAACAAGACAGATGAGAATCTGAGCAACACGACACAACTCTGACTTATGCTGGATCTCAAGGTTGATAGTCTTGATCAACTGATGACAGTTTAAGCATGTTAGGTAATGTAATTTAGAATGAAGATGCTTGATACTGTTGTTTTCAGTAACTAAATGTCGTCATGAGAGGCACCTGACTGACTTGGTAGATTGTCTTCATGTCTAAAATGCCAATATCAAAGCTTAACATGTCaacactggattgtcatgtCCAAATTCAAATACACACAGATCTCTGTTATAAACTTTGAACAAAAAAACATCCCTGTTTCTGACTGTATATTGACATCTTGGGCGAAGTCCTCATAGAGTGAGAGACATACTTGGTTTACCAAGTGAACATAAACTAAACAGTATTCACTTCCAGACCAGTTTCAGATGAATGTGTCTCTCCCTGTAATTTTATCTTAACAAAAGACCAGGCACTggaacaaaacaaatgttttattaacaaacaaaaccatgacAACATATGACTATACAATTCTTCCAATGTACTGACACTTGGGATATTGCTGCTGTAAATATGGCCACTGGACAAACATGTGGTCTGCAAAATGGTAAAGTATCTTGGCAGAGAGAGACAACGATGTAACCCGACATATACTCTCCACATATACTATCATGGTACGCTGGAAGTTGAGCCACTGGAAGAAAATGGTTTATCATGAACAGTAACTGCAAAGCTTCCCCTTAAGTCATACTAACAAAATTATCTAGAATCaactgtttttattttgaatatattgagTAAAAATGGTACTGTCAGATGATAAATGAGTCAGTGTACATCTTGTTCTTTCATGAAATCTTTTCTCATTCACACTATTAATGGGTGCTTTGGAAAGAACATAACAGATTACTTTTCACTGACACAGTTTTTTCTTTCATAACTATCAGTAACAGTCCCAACAAGCTCTCTCGATTACAATCAAGTGACATAACTAATATAGTATCAATACTTGTACATACCTTGAGTATAAGACCAGCCAGACAAACAGGAATACATGTACCAGGACCATTACACAAAATCTGAAACAGCAAAGATGTGTTGTCACTCTCTTTTTCACAGACTTTTGACTGGTATATAATGAAGGCCCTTGTGAAATACACCTCCCACAAATCAGAACTGTGAATGGTTAACATCACTGAGAATGAACTGAGCATCTAAAAAGCCTAATTTGACAATATTTGCACATCCCTATTGTGCATAAGTTCAACTAGATGAggcattgactatatccccccggcattacatgccgggggggataataatatttaagtgtctaGGACCTCCATGTTGTAGtccaggacccctgaaaattaggagtcccagggaccctcaaatTGAGGATTTACGGTAAATCTCTGCATGCCTGAAGAAATGTTTCTCTACATTAAACACCTCCCAGTCAGGTAAACATGATCTTCAAAATTCATCTGTCAGATGTCATGATTGCatcaaattacaaataattTCATTCAAAAAGTATCATGTGGGATGGCAAGATGGTTAAAGATGAATAGGTGCGGTCAAACCATGACTTCACTGTTACCATATCTGGTACATTCATGTTTCTGGCTACTGTCATGAAGGAAGAAGGGGAAGGATCTGCTTCCATACTTGGACCCATGCCAAACTATTCTGTTACTGGTGTTATCAATAATTCACAACTTGAGATGTCGCATTGCAAAAGTTTTCCAAGGAAAATCAACTCATAACAGCACATACTATTTCTGGTTTCCGTCGAAAGACAACAGGAAATGTGTAGATTGCAGCATAGAGAGTTGACAGCACTGTGGTCACCCACGACTGCTTCACATTACGGCTCCGAGGAATTCGTAtcacaaaatactgaaaaaaatagGATCCTGTCTCTCTACATTACCCTCTTTTTCAAATGTTCATCTGCATATCATGTATACAGTGGCATTATGCTACGACTCTACCATGCAATAATGCTGGTGAGTAAACTTTCACATGTCCATAACCGTACATGAATAAGGGATGAGAAATTTCCAcggatccgcggaaatccgcgtttttttacatccccagggtcatttttctgaaacgtctaaatatatatacagtgttaatattgattttagaagccatatttagtgtgtaaaatgccaaaatcccaggacccccgactagttttcagctgtaaatgaaaatttccattctcatccctgatGAATGTGTTCACTGAGCAGTTATGAGAGTGATCCTTGCACTGCAAGAATGCATTTCTGCCACTCCTGTCAACTCTGATTcataacaattttttaaatatagtAACAGTAAATATCAATATAATCTAATAAGAAACAATTGTACCCATCTTCACAACCACACATTGTTATTCCATTATGTCACTTTATGGGGCTACATATTTTCCAACACTCAATGGTTCACCCTTCAATGAGTCAAACCATgaagaattaaaacaaatacaGTTCTAATTACCTAACCCACTCTTGAATTCTGATGTGGGCTTTATTTTTCTAAGCTTTATGAATAAAATAAGCCTTGAAATACCATTGTTTTCACAAGTACCAATGGACATTGGTCACGGTGGCTGAGGGGGTTAGAcatctgactttgtgtgcaagcagtgcctgactctgagggtgcaggttcaaatcccagatcaAGCTCAACCAAAGAAGTACTAGAATTACCGGtagtactttactaagaaattgtaatcccaaatatgacatgttacaaaatCCAACTAGTTTCACATTTCTTAGCTAGGGAGGTGAACAATACACTCACAGCACATGACTCTAACATAAACTATAATTGATTATTCTGTGAAACAATTAGGCCTAGAATTTATGTAAGCACTGAAAATATGCTACTAAGAAGAAACAATATTCTGCGGATATATACCTGAGACTCTTTTTGCTCTCCTTTCCGTCTCTCTTCTAAGGCATGAACTTTATGTTCACTCATCTTGTCTGTATCTGCAATAATGTAATACCTGGGTGAGTAGTGGCTTCCCAGCTGCCGCACCAGACACAGGACTTCTCTCGTGTGACCTCCTATAATACAAATACAGTACTCAGTGTTATTACTCTCccatggaagatactgcagggtaatatttttacgacaatattacactagtgtcatactgcttgacgtatgacatctTTATGAGTCACTGTCCCGATGTCACAATACTAATGCTGCTGTCACAATGACaatggggcatggtgggcgagctggctaaggcgccaggctagtgatccagcgaggtttcggtttcgagcccacctgtgaccgggtgtaaaaaccttggcgtcaactttgtgtgcagactctttcagtgttgtcacaacccctagtgtacagtacacaaccctgtgcacttataAAAaaccacgaatccgttggtatatgaccagatggtggccacatgaacatgtGCATACACCttgttgcgggtacagcaacatgcagtaaacttggacaaagagCTGTGACTATgtatcccagtccacccagctgtcaattgggtacctcgttaggatgagatagccacaataaacttggtgatccccagggagttgagattgacatccggtgatcgaggggaaaaataccagcgccttgagcatgcactagtgcgtggatatgtgcgctatataaatatccaatctacatctacatctacatagacCCGGCTTGACTTGCACGAAGCTGAGAGCCCTCACATGGCAGTGTAATCACAGTTTCTATCGATTTGCgttggagagtaataaacagaaattATTAACTGGCTTCCATTAAATACCATTTTTAGTAAACCCCTGGAAGATTtgcttttgcttgtttgataccaaatcattaactcatttaataaaaatggttttCCACAGGagcaagtttagtattctgtatTTAGATCACAGCAGTGATGGAAACGGTCATATATACTCGCTCGATTTGATCAATGTCTTTCAATTTGAAATTCCACAGGTACGTCACCACAGAGCACAAAACAATGCAAGGTAGGATATACAACACTTCAGGCCACTTACAGTAATAACATAAATACACATATCTAATACCAATATGTAACTAAGTGAATTGGGTATGAATATATCAGGGTTTGGACAGCACCAACCCTTACCCTGTCCATACACAATAAAAACAGTGGCTGGTATGATTGGATTTATTTTCCAACATAACATTAATATGATAttaagcatgtatatacaataaaaacataGCAGATGAAAAGAGAGAATTAAAATTTACAAAAGCTGGTATGGTGTTGTTACAATGGATTAAACAATAGAAGCCAATGTATTTGACTGGTGTACGGTAGTGGGGGTGATAATAGTATACAAGGCCTAGGATAAGATACTAAGGGTGTGATGATGCTGTAACAGTGGATCAGCAGATGATTGGTGCAGCCTCGTGTCTAATTGACTTCCCAGGCTTTGGGTAGGTAAACcccttggtctctgttcatcTGTGGGGCTAATCTCTTGATGTTGATAGCTCCTGAAATTTTGCGTCGTCGCCAATCATGGATGTTGGACGCTATGATGGTTGTTGCTTGCCAGTCAGGGGAGTGAGACAGATTGTTGACAATATGTTCAGAAAGGGCTGACTTTAGATCTGATTTTTCTACTGAAGTTCTGTGCTCTTTCAGCCTAATGTCAACGGGGCGAGATGTCTCTACTACATAGCTGCTGCCACAGTCACACATAAGCTTGTAGATGCAGCCCCTGGGCTTGTGAGTGGTCTTGGTTGGTGTACATCTGCCACTGGCTTTCAGAATGGTCTTCAGTGTTTTGTCAGTCCTGAAGGTCACATATTTACCGGCAGTTTTCTTGAGGAGTCGGCTGATGTGGCTAATCTGACCTTGGTAGGGAATGTTAATTCTAACTGGGGATGGTTCAGGTTTTGGTTCGCATTCTTCTTGCTGTTGCAGGTTTGATGATATGGTTCTGTCTACAAGTTGTTTCGGATAGCCGTTGAGGTTGATGAATGTAGTTCTTAGATGATCTATTTCAGTTTGGAGATGGTCAGAATCGCAGATAGATTTGGCTCGTCTGGTCAGGGTGGAGACAATTGCACATTTGATCTGGGGGTGATGGCTGGAGAGGTAGTGCATATACTGGTCTGTGTGGGTGGGTTTTCTGTAGACGGAGAAGGTAATGTTGTTGGGGGAGTTCTGCAACGATACATCTAGGAACGGTAGTTTCTGTTGGTCTTCTATTTCCATCGTGAACTGGGATTTACCTACCCAAAGCCTGGGAAATCAGTTAAACACAAGGCTTCACCAATCATCTGCTAATCCACTGTTACAGCATCATCACACCCTTAGTATCTTATCCTAGCTTTTGTATACTATTATCCCCCCACTACTGTACACCAATCAAATACATTGGCTTCTATTGCTTAATCCATTGTAACAACACCATTCCAGCTATTTTCATTCTCTCTTTTCATCTGCtatgtttttattgtatatacatgcttaaaatcaccaatctggcttcatgtacattatTAGTATATATATCGTGTTTAACAGTcagttagcatccacctgacgaaggggcatggaatagcccagaaacgttgtgaaaacaataaagaagaagttgacatccataacattttgtcgtatattcaAGAGTGATGCAACTGATATTTACCTGAACCAACTACTATCATCAAGGAGGCTGGCCTCTTCCTTTTAACTGTATTTGACAGATTGTGTGTTCCATTTACCGTGACAAATACAATTCTATACAGAAGATATGTCAGATTACACACAAGAAATAGAATGAGAAATACAAAGACGTCCATGCCTATGGTCTATCCTCACCCCCCATGGATACATTCAACCACATCGAAGTAAGGGCAGACAATTTGGTTTTCGAAAGGGAGACCATCGTGTATTGGGCTCGTCCAAAACAAAGAATTCACACACCAATTGTGATGTGCTGTTTGATTCTGTGGTGATACACGCATAAAGAATGTAAGAATGTTGCTCCTCCGTCGATAATGCACTGCACACGTTGTGACTTAAGTCAATATCAGGGGTATTTTGGTTCATACGTAGCGCGTCATGCGTCGTTTACTTCCTTTTAATGTGACTTCCGGGAACTAACGTGGCTTCACAGAAAAGCACCTGTCAAAATGTGGAATAATGCACTTGTGATTCTGTAGGTCCttttgttatgtattttgaatTAAACAAAGGTTGAAATGCAGAAACACAATTAAGATGTTGTCTTTGTGCGCATTAATTCATAAATTAGGCATGTGATCTGAGCACTTGAGGTTGACAAACGTCTAAGGAAATGACATAATCATTCATGACAAGATATTTAGGACAAAGGTCTGAGCTGGAGTCAGCTGATAAAACTTGGCATAGGACCATCGACGTAGCACTTATTATCTTATCTCTATATTACACGACTTCAGTAGTTTTACTGGATAAGTATAACATATTACCTGACTGTTGTCACTCGAGTCTAGTTGAACCAGTGCAGAACAAGAGGTGGTTCAGTAGTGCCCACATTCTTCACTACTAGTTCTTAAAGAGGTAATATCTGTGAAAACGTTGCGTGGGTTATATGTAATTCATTTATGTACTATTTTGGATTGTTAGTTGCTGGCTGTGTTGTGCCTACCCCTTTGGGTTTAAATAGCGATTTctatttaaatgtcagaagttcaGTAATAGAATCAAATTATGGCCATTGCATTGTCAAGTTCAACTTCAGTGTTAACACTGAACATTAATCAGTATAGAGTTGTTGAAAGAATAAACAAGTTTATGTGATAGATGTAGTCTTTGATATGTGATTTCTAATTGATCACTTTGTCTTGAGCACTGTTTTCTATTTCAGATCTGCAATGCTAACCCCGAACAAATGATGAGTCGCAGGATTGAAGTGATCGCATTTGACACAACCTATTACCCATTTGCTTTTGCAAGCTGTGCATTTTTCTTGTGTATCTATAAATATGTCTCCCCATCGCTGTCACTACGAATGTGTGAAGGTTACAGGAATATGCCACTGGCAAAACAAATTGACTGGAATACTAGGTGAGTTAGTGATACGACACTTTGCATTGTTAATATCATATTAGTTTTTATCTTTCTTGTAGATCTTTTACTCTTTGCCAGATTGTTGTGGACAGATCAGGGCAAGCATGATCATCAGTTTGTTTTAACGTGTTTATAATTATTGATAACTAGTGACAGAAAGATGTTGGATAATACTGGTAGATACAAGTCTCACCATGTGATGTTTTATGATAGATAATGAATTTCTTGGACAAGTAGGACAACAGTTTTTTTAGATTTTTGTCCACTTAATCTAAACAGATTATTTGGGTTGATGCAAAAGTGAAATCTCAACATATTGAAGTCCTTAGGAAAAACAGTTTGCTTACAATTCTGTTCACAacttgaaaaaataaaatcaattcaCAGAGTATACTGTTCATCATGTGTTGTACACAGTATGATAATGATGCTATCAGACAGGTCCTGGGGGACATTGGCCTGATAAGGGTCTCACAAGTACAGTTTCAGCAACAATAGCAGAGATGATACATGGTGTGTTCAGTAAGATGTGATATCTTCgcattatcatgattatcaaCTGAATGACAACTGAGGACTAGAATGTGGACATACCCTGTACTTATTAGTTAATATCTTCATCTGTTTGATTGAGTCAGTAGATTTCTGACAGTCACAAAAGTAAGCAGGTTTTCTTAAGAGATATTAGTAACTATATGTAAATGTAAGCAAGGGTGTTATTGGTTTTGGAATAATTCTCTCATCCCTCTCAAAATGATTCCTGTCATTAGTGTCAACAGGGAATGACCTTGAGTCCTCTATTTGAGGGTCCCCGAGACTCATGCTCTTAAGTTTTTATTGTCCTGGACAACAAATGTGGGtcccagacacttaaatattgttattgaaaagtttttgtattgtgtatcatgatcttCAGACTTCACATAAATTATTATGGTAATTatattgcaaatgataccatatccCAGCATGTAGCAAACTTACTCTTACTTGAGTGGAATTTTTACAAAAAGCATTTTGACTTTTTCTATGTCTCTGTGTGGTTGCGCTAATAAGTTTTGTTGCATCCATCGTCAGTTTTTATGCATATAAGATGCAGGAATTTGTGTCCTGTAAATCCCTGTGTCAGCACTGTCCTGTATTCAGTAAGGTTAATGTTGATGTATTTATTACTTTAGTTACACATCATTATGGCAACAACAGGTACATGGTAATGCTGTTATGATACACTTACATATTCGGTGAATCAAATCGTAGCCTTTCATGAATACAGTTCGTTATTCAAGGTCACCAGAACCGAATATGAatgaatacagtggaagctgtaaaAATGGcctctgtctaatccagcaagttgtcatcactggcataaaatctaagTCCCTTCCATGGTTTGTACTTTTATcaacagctctacaatctggcataTTGTCTAATACagattattttttcagtcccAGTAAACAACATGACATGTCTTTATTGTAGTAGAACCCAATAACATGTGGATAGAATTCTTTCATATCATCAATTATGCTACAATTTTTACATCCCGAGACATGATCCCCACTGTTACTTAATATAATAGAAAACTGAATTTAAGTTGTCTCATAAAACACaagtctttgtttttgtgtaattTTGCACATACTGACACAATATACCCTTCTGTGAGATTGGCTTTGCTGGTAGTTGTTGACATTCCTGTGTCCTCTTCTACCGTTTGTCTCCTACAGGTTTGGGTAAGTTTATAACGCTGTATTTTGTAATGGTTTGATTTCAGAGTAAACTCCACCCTACACTCCGCCATAGTGagctgtatgtgtgtgtactcACTAGTCTACGACAATGAAATCAGTGAGGATCCTATTTGGTGAGTAGCCCATCAAACCTGACAGCAGTGAGATGATCCTTCCTAGGGAAATATATACAACTAAT
Above is a genomic segment from Haliotis asinina isolate JCU_RB_2024 chromosome 7, JCU_Hal_asi_v2, whole genome shotgun sequence containing:
- the LOC137290310 gene encoding all-trans retinoic acid-induced differentiation factor-like, which produces MTTVPYWLLINTFVVYIVFCSETQNNVCSKTCSTSMKNSYVYNFCHEQNLQLQGRCCVNVTGSQQILGLDLQSCGLSQLTGLFTHGASLQVLLLQDNPLMNITSTDFEGLLELKYLTLPLDSDCPGGMDAWEVTNTTANETLCLQELDFCLVHNVSCPSNSYCSNTGPGLSECLCLPGYHGYKCLRKGTFPTTVFTAGMVGSTLFVAGLLWFTQRRNVKKQV
- the LOC137290311 gene encoding UDP-N-acetylglucosamine transferase subunit ALG14-like, coding for MDVFVFLILFLVCNLTYLLYRIVFVTVNGTHNLSNTVKRKRPASLMIVVGSGGHTREVLCLVRQLGSHYSPRYYIIADTDKMSEHKVHALEERRKGEQKESQYFVIRIPRSRNVKQSWVTTVLSTLYAAIYTFPVVFRRKPEIILCNGPGTCIPVCLAGLILKWLNFQRTMIVYVESICRVTSLSLSAKILYHFADHMFVQWPYLQQQYPKCQYIGRIV